The following coding sequences lie in one Rutidosis leptorrhynchoides isolate AG116_Rl617_1_P2 chromosome 6, CSIRO_AGI_Rlap_v1, whole genome shotgun sequence genomic window:
- the LOC139855614 gene encoding DNA-directed RNA polymerase III subunit 2, with protein sequence MANTESSNGLDKQFLAAPVKSAVDKYQLIPEFLKVRGLVKQHLDSFNYFVRTEIKKIVRANELVTSRYDKSLFLRYTDVWIGKPSVVVDGVTDSLNPQMCRLSDMTYAAPIYVNIEYCNGSYGQNTRPQVKRDVIIGRMPIMLRSLSCVLHGKDEDELAKLGECPLDPGGYFVVKGNEKVILIQEQLSKNRIIIDTDKKGCIQSSVMSSTSVTKSKTIIKMEKEKIYLVLNSFTSKVPIMAVIKAMGMESDQEVVQMLGRDPHYATLLLPSIEDCASIDVYTKQQALEFLDKKMKKDMSRFGKNDGAFGVLRDIYIPNIPVRENNFHLKCVYTAVMLRRMMDAILNKDAIDDKDYVGNKRLELSGQLLALLFEDLFKSMNDEIMRNVEKLLSKNNRTSKFDISQYVSKGNNITQGLERSLSTGNWDVKRFRMHRKGITQIVTRLSFIGAFGAMTKISPQFEKSRKVSGPRALQPSQWGMLCPCDTPEGEACGLVKNLALMTHVTTDEEEGPIISLCYALGVEDISLLSGEQIHSPKSHLIILNGLILGKHTRPQMFATSMRKLRRAGKLGDFVSIYVNEKQRCVYIASDGGRVCRPLVIADNGVSRIKHHHMQELKDGVRNFDSFLREGLIEYLDVNEENNALIALYEDETTRETTHIEIEPLTLLGVCAGLIPFPHHNQSPRNTYQCAMGKQAMGNIAYNQLCRMDTLIYLLVYPQRPLLTTRTIELVGYDKLGAGQNATVAVMSYSGYDIEDAIVMNKSSLDRGFGRCIVMKKMSASYQKYGNSDVYDQFSSPSKSQHDREKVQILDNDGIASPGEIIRYQDVYLQKECPIDPNAATNAHPSQIQYRTTKQTYKGPEGETAVVDRVALCSDRKNNLSVKFMIRHTRRPEVGDKFSSRHGQKGVCGTIVQQEDFPFSERGICPDLIMNPHGFPSRMTVGKMIELLGSKAGVSCGKFHYGSAFGEPGGHAHKVEDISETLVKHGFCYNGKDFLYSGITGTPLQAYIFMGPIYYQKLKHMVLDKMHARGMGPRQLITRQPTEGRSRNGGLRVGEMERDCLIAYGTSNLIYERLMLSSDPFEVQVCRKCGLLGYINYQTKTRVCSTCKNGDNISSMKLPYACKLLFQELQSMNIVPRLQLADS encoded by the exons ATGGCGAATACTGAAAG TAGCAATGGACTTGACAAGCAGTTTCTTGCTGCTCCTGTGAAATCAGCTGTCGATAAATACCAGTTAATTCCTGAGTTTCTCAAG GTCAGGGGTTTGGTGAAGCAGCATCTGGACTCTTTCAATTATTTTGTTAGGACTGAAATAAAGAAGATTGTTCGTGCAAATGAGCTCGTGACATCTAGATATGATAAAAGCCTGTTTCTCAG GTATACTGATGTTTGGATTGGGAAGCCTTCTGTAGTTGTTGATGGTGTAACCGACTCACTTAATCCTCAAATGTGTCGTTTAAGTGACATGAC TTATGCTGCTCCAATATATGTAAACATCGAGTATTGCAATGGTAGTTATGGTCAAAATACCCGTCCACAAGTGAAG AGAGATGTTATAATAGGAAGAATGCCTATTATGTTAAGGAGTCTTTCTTGCGTCCTTCATGGCAAAGATGAAGATGAATTGGCAAAACTCG GCGAATGCCCACTTGACCCGGGTGGATATTTTGTTGTGAAAGGAAATGAAAAG GTGATTTTAATTCAAGAACAACTTTCAAAGAACAGGATAATTATAGATACAGATAAGAAGGGTTG CATCCAGTCATCTGTCATGAGTAGTACATCAGTGACCAAAAGTAAAACAATTATTAAAATGGAGAAAGAGAAGATATATTTAGTTCTGAATTCATTTACTTCCAAG GTTCCCATTATGGCGGTCATAAAAGCGATGGGTATGGAATCTGATCAGGAAGTTGTACAGATGCTTGGTAGAGATCCTCATTATGCTACTCTCCTTTTGCCTTCTATTGAG GATTGTGCAAGTATTGATGTTTATACAAAACAACAAGCTTTGGAATTCCTTGACAAAAAG ATGAAGAAGGACATGTCTAGGTTTGGAAAG AATGATGGAGCTTTTGGTGTTCTTCGGGATATTTATATTCCTAATATTCCG GTGCGGGAAAACAACTTTCATTTAAAGTGTGTATACACTGCTGTCATGCTAAGACGAATGATGGATGCAATTTTGAACAAGGACGCAATAGATGACAAG GACTATGTAGGCAATAAAAGATTGGAGCTTTCAGGTCAATTATTGGCTCTACTATTTGAG GACCTGTTCAAATCAATGAACGATGAGATAATGAGAAATGTAGAAAAGCTCCTATCAAAGAACAATCGTACTAGCAAGTTTGATATCTCTCAG TATGTATCGAAAGGAAATAATATTACACAAGGCTTGGAGCGTAGCCTGTCTACTGGAAATTGGGATGTGAAGCGATTCAGGATGCACAGGAAAGGCATTACACAG ATTGTTACGAGGCTATCATTTATTGGCGCATTTGGTGCCATGACAAAAATATCACCACAGTTTGAAAAGTCGAGGAAAGTTAGTGGACCCAGGGCATTACAACCTAGCCAG TGGGGCATGCTGTGCCCTTGTGATACCCCTGAAGGTGAAGCTTGTGGGTTGGTGAAAAATCTTGCTTTAATGACACATGTTACAACTGATGAAGAGGAAGGCCCTATCATTTCTTTG TGTTATGCCTTGGGAGTTGAAGACATATCTCTACTTTCTGGTGAACAAATTCATTCGCCAAAGTCTCACCTCATCATATTAAACGGGCTTATCCTTGGCAAGCATACGAGACCACAG ATGTTTGCTACTTCAATGAGAAAGCTGCGGAGGGCAGGGAAACTAGGTGATTTTGTAAGCATTTATGTCAATGAGAAGCAA CGTTGTGTTTATATTGCGTCAGATGGTGGCCGTGTTTGTAGGCCACTTGTAATTGCTGACAACGGTGTATCAAGAATTAAGCATCATCATATGCAAGAGTTGAAG GATGGAGTTCGCAATTTCGACAGCTTTTTACGGGAAGGACTGATAGAGTATCTTGATGTCAATGAAGAGAACAACGCATTG atTGCTTTATACGAAGACGAGACCACCAGAGAGACAACTCATATTGAAATAGAGCCTTTAACACTTTTAGGCGTTTGTGCGGGTCTAATTCCTTTTCCCCACCACAACCAGTCCCCGAGAAATACTTATCAG TGTGCTATGGGAAAACAAGCAATGGGCAATATTGCGTATAACCag CTATGTCGGATGGATACGTTGATCTACCTTTTGGTTTATCCTCAACGGCCACTACTTACAACAAGAACAATTGAGCTG GTTGGATATGATAAGCTAGGAGCCGGGCAAAATGCAACTGTTGCAGTAATGAGTTATAGTGGGTATGACATCGAGGACGCTATAGTCATGAATAAATCGTCTTTGGATCGTGGATTCGGTCGTTGTATTGTAATGAAAAA GATGTCAGCTTCGTATCAGAAGTATGGCAATTCCGATGTGTATGACCAGTTTTCTTCGCCCAGCAAATCTCAACATGATCGAGAGAAGGTTCAG ATTTTGGATAATGATGGAATTGCGTCTCCTGGTGAAATAATAAGATATCAAGATGTTTATCTACAGAAAGAGTGCCCTATAGATCCTAACGCCGCTACCAATGCGCATCCTTCACAAAT TCAATATAGAACAACTAAACAGACCTACAAAGGTCCGGAAGGGGAGACGGCTGTTGTGGATAGAGTGGCTTTATGCTCTGATAGGAAAAACAATTTAAGTGTGAAGTTCATGATTCGACATACTCGAAGGCCTGAG GTTGGTGACAAGTTTAGTAGCAGACACGGTCAAAAAGGTGTTTGTGGGACCATAGTTCAACAAGAAGATTTTCCTTTCTCTGAACGCGGAATATGCCCCGATTTGATTATGAACCCTCACGGTTTCCCTAG TCGAATGACTGTTGGGAAAATGATAGAGCTTCTTGGGAGTAAGGCTGGAGTTTCATGTGGCAAGTTTCATTACGGTAGTGCATTTGGGGAACCAGGTGGTCATGCACACAAAGTTGAAGACATAAG TGAAACCCTTGTGAAGCATGGATTTTGCTACAATGGAAAAGACTTCTTATATTCAG GTATCACTGGTACACCACTGCAAGCATATATTTTTATGGGGCCAATATACTACCAGAAATTGAAGCACATG GTCCTTGATAAAATGCATGCTCGAGGCATGGGCCCCCGTCAACTCATAACCAGACAGCCCACAGAAGGAAGAAGCAGAAATGGAG